Within Anopheles nili chromosome 3, idAnoNiliSN_F5_01, whole genome shotgun sequence, the genomic segment CGTCGTCAGAGATCGAATCCAGCCGCCTAGTCGCGGCATAGGGGTTATGCCTTGGGGGCTTTCGGACTAGGTGGGTAGGTGGCTGGAAATATGCACAGCCAACCGTGAACGAAAGCTGCTTCCTACCTTCGAGGACGGTTCCGTCGGCGATTGGAACGCGTGGCCCGACCCTTTTGGCTCGTGCGCCGTACGTCTGTGTGCTCGATAAATCTTTCGTTTGGTTCTTCAGGGCTTCCGACGCTGCGGAGGAGGTCTACGATGTGAGAATAGTCGAATGTGTCTATAGGTTCGGCGAGAAGCCCCGAATTCGGCGTATAATTAAAGCGTGTACCATGGAGGCACGTTGCGCCGAAGACAATGAATAATGAGGGCATTAAGCGTGTTCGAGGCGGATTAATGGAAAAATTACCCAAACCTGCACATGTTCGTATGGAAGCATGTGGTCATCTAGCAGGACATTTTGGTGGAATGGGTGGTTTTAAAGGTTGTGATGAAGCACATGACAAATCTGGTCAACACTCGCTCAAGGACCGTGATGGGAAGATGTGTGTTTTCGTCGAACATTGGAAATTATATATAATATCTTTCGCTCCTATCTGCGAACAGGCTTTAGCATTCTAGCAAAGCATAGCTAGCATTTTCCTAACGTCCGTTTCAAAGTGTGCATGTATAAAAATTGGTTCGTTCTAGATAAGCTTTAGAAATCGCAAAACCGGAATGTTTCAACTATATTCTAAACTAGTGTCTACTAAAATTCTTTTGACTAATTCAAGACATACATTTGGGTTTTATTCAACGTATAACTATGTATCCGgaacattttaatttcttAAAATAACCAACTCTCTACACTTATCAATCCGGGATTTTAAATCAGTCTACAAAGTACTTGCCCCAGCAACATAAACAGCTTgccggaaaaatcgaaagtCATAACAAGATTGCGTGCCAAGATCCATATACAAATCGTGTTGGTGTACTGAATGGAGTGATGAAATCAACATCAAATTGTTGGAATAACTAAATAGATAGAAAAGTCTTGTTTAGAAGGGACTTTGTTAGAGTTTTCTAACGAGTGACGCATGGTGTAAAAAGCTATTATACGATCCATCATCCACAGGATAATCTTAGagcgtaaaaagaaaaagtagaaGTCAGGTTTGCATCAACTGTAAAAAGAAATTAGCTTTGCATTTTCGCCAAATCACCCGATAAGATCTCTTCTGAAAACTCCCAATTCGATACAAAATGGTTGTCCGAGAGTACAATGAAGAAATGAAGTATATCGAGAGGTTGTCGCCAAACAGCTTCCTGATCAAAAAAGGCTTCCAATCTAACATGAACGTTGAAGGGGTGTTCTACGCCAATAGTCGTCTAGAGAAACTTATGTTCGACGAGCTACGCAACGCCTGTCGGCCTGGAATGACCGGAGGATTCCTTCCCGGCGTTAAACAGATTGCAAACGTTGCCGCCCTGCCGGGCATAGTTGGACGGTAAAGTATTCTAAATGTTACATTTATCTTTGCTCTTGTAATTGTTATCGTTACGAATTGTTCGCAGATCGGTTGGTCTTCCCGATATCCATTCCGGGTACGGATTTGCGATCGGCAACATGGCCGCTTTTGACATGAGCGATCCTACCTCCATCGTTTCACCTGGTGGTGTCGGCTTTGATATCAATTGTGGCGTGCGATTGCTTCGCACGAACCTGTTCGAAAAAGATCTTCTGCCGGTAAAGGAGCAGCTAGCTCAATCCCTTTTCGATCACATCCCCGTAGGTGTCGGGTCCAAGGGTATCATTCCGATGAACGCGCACGATCTCGAAGAAGCTCTCGAGATGGGTATGGATTGGTCGCTACGTGAAGGATACGTTTGGGCCGAAGATAAGGAGCACTGTGAGGAGTATGGTCGGATGTTGAACGCCGATCCGAGCAAAGTCAGCATGCGCGCCAAAAAGCGCGGACTTCCACAGCTTGGTACATTGGGGGCCGGCAACCATTACGCCGAAATTCAAGTGGTCGAGGAAATCTACGATAAGTACGCCGCCAGCAAGATGGGCATTGAAGAGCTGGGACAGATTTGCGTAATGATTCACTCGGGTAGCCGCGGTTTTGGTCACCAGGTTGCAACCGATGCGCTGGTCGAGATGGAAAAAGCGATGAAACGAGATAAAATTGAGACAAACGACCGGCAGCTGGCATGTGCCCGAATCAATAGCCCCGAAGGCCAGAACTATCTGAAAGCGATGTCGGCAGCCGCCAACTTTGCCTGGGTGAACCGTAGTTCCATGACGTTCCTTACAAGACAAGCCTTCGCGAAGCAGTTCAACACCACGCCTGACGATCTCGATATGCACGTCATTTATGATGTGTCGCACAATGTCGCCAAAATGGAGGAACACATGGTCAACGGCCGACCGAAACAGCTACTCGTCCACCGAAAAGGATCCACGCGTGCGTTTCCACCGCACCATCCGCTGATCCCAGTCGATTATCAGCTTACCGGTCAGCCAGTGCTCGTCGGTGGATCCATGGGAACGTGCAGTTTTGTGCTGACCGGCACGGAAACGGGCATGGCGGAGACTTTCGGATCGACCTGTCACGGCGCTGGACGTAGCTTGTCACGTGCCAAATCTCGCCGTAATCTTGACTACAAGGACGTGCTGCGAGACCTAGAAGAAAAGGGAATTTCCATCCGAGTCGCATCTCCTAAGCTGGTCCAGGAGGAAGCTCCGGATTCGTACAAGGATGTACGCGACGTGGTTCAAACGTGCCACGATGTAGGTATTAGCAACAAGGCCATTAAACTGCGTCCGATTGCTGTTATTAAAGGCTAATGACGACGCCGGTGTGCTGTGAATattaattatttcaataaacaTCTGTTTCGTACAACAAACACTcccatatttcattatttcaacAAGTTGCGCGAAACGTCCTTGCTCTGGTAATGCTCTCggtaaaaacgaaaaaagtaGCTAACTTTAGACCCGACCCTATAAACAAGACGCGGAATTATAAAATGCATCTGTTTACCATATGACTGTCAAAACATAGCTGATTTTCGAAGTGCTAGCACGTTGTAAAAGTTAATAAGTTTAAGAGCACAGCAAAACTTGCGGTGCAACCTAATTTAACATTCAGTGAAGTGAACAATTAGAAAGATTAGGCTACCACCGGATTTTCAGGTTAGTGCACCACTTCCAAACCCGCGCTGGGAGCATTCGTAGGAAGAAGAGAAATTAGAAGAAGGGATTAACGAGAAACCAAACGGCACCGCGAGCACAGTGAAAAGATTGCAGGCTCCGTTTTGTCTTCACATCTACGATTCAGTTGCGTTCGTGCTTCGTCGCCGTGGTGAAATTGGTGTCTCCCAAGCTTATTTGTTTGCCCGTTTCGTTGACTCTTCCGTCGACGGTCCGTGAAAGGGTTGTGGTACCGGGCGACGGATggtagacaaaaaaaggcaccaactGGTCCCACAAGAACCGATCGTAATCGTCAGCGCACGGTGAGCTTTCGCATTCCTTTGCTCTCCCCGCTCGCCAAGCATCACCACCCGGTTCTGATCCCGGGCCACAACCGCCGCGCTGCGAGTGCGTTGATTGCGTTTGTTTACGTGTTTGTCTCAGTCAAAGCCGTCGCCCCTGTGCGTGCGTCGATTGTTGCGCCGTTAGTAGTAGAGAAGGCAAGAAGTGGAGCAGGTGGCAGTGGCGCGACAGGCAACAGTGTGTCCCATTTGTGTCCGGGCATTTGTTGAGTGTCTAATTTAGAGCGTTTGGCAGCGGCAAATCGCGGGTGATTTCGTGGCGTGAAAAAAGCACTGCTAAGTCGAGTGTATTCGTGTTGACAGGTGGAACGACGTCGTCGTAATCGTTGTTTCCAACGTTTCGGCAACGGTGGTACGTTGGCCCGCAGAAAGCCATGCCAACGATGAAGAAGCTGGCAACATAACACCTAATCCGCGGCACTCAACATCCGGCAAAGCGACGGAACAAcccgcagcagcagtagcagcagcaccaccatctATCCACCCTGCGTTCCGGCTCTCCCCCTGGACCAGACCCATCTCCTTGACCTTCCGTCGTTTCGTTCATCCCCCCGCGGGGCTCTTCCCCCCCGGACACCGGTGTACCACCATGGGCGTGTGTCTGTGCAAGGACAAGGTCAACGAAAGCTTCGTCGACGACAGCAGTCGCGATTCGTACGCCGGCAATGGCAGTGACACGGGAAGGCTGGCATTTGGTACTGGGGCTGGAAGCGTTGGTACCGGCGCTGGTGGCCAGAACGGCCATCACATCCGCTTCTACTCCCGTTCCGATCGACAGGCTTCCTTGTCGGACACCGTGGACGAGCTGGTCAAGGAAACGCTCGAAATCATCGGCTCGATAGTGGACAAGTAAGTACCAATGGGAACACAAATTGAACCGTCCGTTGGCCGGGTGTTAATGCTAGAAATTACGGAAACCGTTCGCACAGTCGCAAAGCTCGTAAAATCCAACCATCGGAAGGTCGCCGGAACTTCGAaagggcaaaagaaaagcccccacCCGGGTATAAACGAGTATAATTAACGAATGGCGCTTCAAGCTCTCAAAGCACACACCGTGATCGATGGAGTCGCCGGGCGGGTTTCCATTCCACCTGCCGGCCAGCTCATGCGACGGATTACTCACGCACCATTATCCTACCCCGATGACCTTTGGCCCCGTAACGATAATCCTTGCCGTAGGCCGGAAATGGATCGATCCGTACGAGCGCGCGCTCGGGGTTATCGCCTACGGGGCCATTTTGGGGCCGTTTAACACTACGCACCGTGTCGCCTTCAAACACGTGCCACCGCAGTAAATGTGTGTAATTAATATGCGCGTACGATTATCGAACGGCGCAACCTGAACGCTCCGAGATACACGGAACCGTGCACGAAGAGATGCAATTTTCACATTGAAACATTACGCCCTTCCCTGCTTAATTACGCCCACGGAAGGGGCGCATTTGACTTCTAGTAGCTCAGTCACCGCCTGGGGGGGATGATTCAATATTGACTAAATATAGATTACATTATCAACGGGGTATGCGTCAGCAGTGAGGTGATGGAACAAGTCGTATCGGTtggtccgtccgtccgtccggttGGGAAGCTAATTTTTGTCGCTTTCGTCGGAATGTTTCTCTTTTCCGTGCCAGAACTTCTCAAGCACGCATTGCGTAGCCGTTTTTTTCCGATCACTTTCTGTGACCTTGAGCGTTCTGCTGCGCATTGCAGCTATAATTTTCGTCATCGTTAATCAACTTACGCTGGTTTAGTTTAATTTCGTCCGGTTGGTTAACAATTTGCTGATAAAGTAATCGTTTGCCGCCAATCGATGGgcgggagtgagagagagagagagaccaaaTGAGGGCGGTTTGTCATCAAACGCAACTGTGAACAATTTGCCAAATACATCTACCGATGGaggtaaaaattaatttcaaatttattccgTTCAGTTGGTCAACAAACCACGAACAAAAGGCTCATTTTTCGACCACCTTTTGAGGGTGTTTTGTCACCCAATTCAACCCCGAATCGGTTACACAGCAACCGTAATGAGGCTGGGAAGTTGCCATCGTGTGAAAGTTGATCACTTCAATCCAGCAAAAATGGTTGCGACTGTTGTCGTCACTTGTTTGGCCCTTTAGAAATAGCTATCTTATCCCCAGTGGCCGCGTGGCGGAGATATGAAGTCTTACCTTATCTCCGTGGGGTGTCCGTTAGAAGAGGTTCTTGAGATTGCACATGCGggaaaccctcccccccacccgtGCCCGTGATTCATCTTTAACCTTGCG encodes:
- the LOC128726707 gene encoding RNA-splicing ligase RtcB homolog; this encodes MVVREYNEEMKYIERLSPNSFLIKKGFQSNMNVEGVFYANSRLEKLMFDELRNACRPGMTGGFLPGVKQIANVAALPGIVGRSVGLPDIHSGYGFAIGNMAAFDMSDPTSIVSPGGVGFDINCGVRLLRTNLFEKDLLPVKEQLAQSLFDHIPVGVGSKGIIPMNAHDLEEALEMGMDWSLREGYVWAEDKEHCEEYGRMLNADPSKVSMRAKKRGLPQLGTLGAGNHYAEIQVVEEIYDKYAASKMGIEELGQICVMIHSGSRGFGHQVATDALVEMEKAMKRDKIETNDRQLACARINSPEGQNYLKAMSAAANFAWVNRSSMTFLTRQAFAKQFNTTPDDLDMHVIYDVSHNVAKMEEHMVNGRPKQLLVHRKGSTRAFPPHHPLIPVDYQLTGQPVLVGGSMGTCSFVLTGTETGMAETFGSTCHGAGRSLSRAKSRRNLDYKDVLRDLEEKGISIRVASPKLVQEEAPDSYKDVRDVVQTCHDVGISNKAIKLRPIAVIKG